A genome region from Lactobacillus sp. ESL0791 includes the following:
- a CDS encoding BspA family leucine-rich repeat surface protein — protein MLSKNNFTERLKKMEPQTKKERFSIRKLTIGAASVLISLGFLGANSQVARAADGEQELNNNIQSSKANEANSGSEGAANESAGSNVHASDKQKQTGTTVNGSTKMKLSTFAGLSSFLRDGTETIQSVPTSDGSESAASALSQEEKENESKKAEAEQKLDAAAASLSTTLGKANETSGSDTYQHETPEKQQALQDAVNKAQVAINKYRDPNIADLPEADQTKLLADINAAQDDLTALLAGYTAAKEEVGAQDGISLRYNSGFDGDVAWSFDNGTMTFTGRGTLSSKQIQNLGVSASSITKIAFTGPANAIKLAANSAFKFAYLNKLTDIQGIGNLDATALVNISNMFNFDANLTNLDLSGWHTSSSLKYMSNMFATAYLTENSKLNSVKFGDNWDTSNVRDMSNMFYQDLVLSSIDFGRNWNTSSVTNMYDMFIGCWSLRSLDIGNWNTSKVTNMYSMFQGCKALSSLDIGSWNTSKVTNMYSMFQDCKTLSNLDIDNWDTSHVNSMVNMFNGCSGLTSLSIGSWDTSKVTNMQSLFKDCSKLSSLSIGKWNTDLVTNMSCMFQNTTEINNLDLHTYTDAHGNHWNTSRVTDMSSMFANKKNAVNSSLNNLDLSGWDTSKVTNMQSMFQYDAALTTNSIENKGIANFKTDLVSDMSHMFEGDSSIESLTLGDGTHFKTDNVGNMSFMFSDMTGMKKISIDNFNTSAVSDMSHMFNNDLLLDNLGLNISDNKFDTKFVEDMSYMFNNCQSLTSTGTGPHKAAFDVSNFNTRYAENMAYMFNGCRNLTSLVVTNWDTSQVTDMQHMFDGDAALTGLNVGGWKTGQVTNMQYMFSGDTNLTSPAVTDWDTSQVTDMQHMFDSASSITSLDLHKWNTESVGNAVSSSNYHPGMQYMFNNASSLTILTLGPNWNTENVKDMSYMFNNDNLVTDLNSVSNFNTSQVTDMQYMFNDTSSLLSLDLSRWDTSSVQNMQSMFNNDSALITLTLGQNWETPNVTNMSNMFNNTGKLSKLALSAFNTNKASSGNMDNMFNGIGADASIDKFILKLGHHKLDNNVWGANFKWHNIRAIGTDGTIENPKGTAYDLDGFKAVYNKEVSMCPGAETYIMYAHKADNERFTVGPTHLAVDSIAPDAITLKVHKGQAAKITAEYPMADILSFVDTEIFPPADGTKSYDSLKDEQDDIRPNKKILELAEWLTDKKINQEGNLADGGVVNSDGSLVTDPTNPGTNKGNAVIKLTFGDGTITNVPVKIRLPMFAAGKAQIAAKRTVPSEEKAAAAVKTSASETGLTSWGKSTLSYSWVKLNGSPLVNDDLIAYGDHHVAVKVTYDNDGVTELIPVTLQVKKYSDAYPIRLQDGITSITTHAVGDGSTFSVAPPVGFFNMNKNGVTDNSAMDDLITAKDSATNVDITTENLNGIIDHLEWATGDVAPGFIGLNDNCQIVAKYMDDTTGASIKLKVNVIGGKSNSAASTATGVSTGPAATVLTEANAEAALSNASTVTSAYPAATFAWSKSASSVIPFEDADTETAGTQNVYIIINYGDGTTQAVPVKLKLNNTASLDNLSYDQAYPLHIHATDDNTNKPLLDMSFIRAHLNGITDPTAVSTITWSTENNSVPDHTTSNINAVGEPADGYLQVNYTDGSHSDRIKVPVMVEGAQVLATNQAYLQGTVPAAAAFMSNSTLGEKAPSSYNASYKWVDAATRQELTDLNNTKGIVNAAIEVAYSDNTHQYLPVKLNLQTYAEYYKNEVRTNDFNTHIGVIVDDSSLSRHISVNGLANTAYSLAWTSKPDTSAAGLNSSGSKNINALAKITFTSDGTQLTVRIPGTVVGAVIKNSDVAKTVYLNGSSLSPDQQADIVNYYVNASLITSYVPSYIVQLSNNRATITVHYNDHTNVEQVLNAVPFTVIGPQTKQAEIYQGYSITVQQVLTNYSDLKSNPEITLDDNITGINSSQVGTQSGRIGICYTHSDPEFSHFDGRYSIPVTVKVIERPVDNSMAANLKPNTKPIQVPQYTDLPANNNYAGNAITNAADLPAGTNYTWDTANEVDTTKKDKTSKTFIRVHYPDGSVASVPVTVKVGDPAESEVVLKHNAYLYDKQGKRINKQTLQKGSTIKTYGTTRINNSLYYIVQADKYYIKANNVQGTKRKLQLTAHVYDKYGKRADDREIYAGTSVITYGTPITIDNEKYYLTDNNKYIKASNFPPTADRWNDPTVREQTDTSGGVKKAVMHTAYFYDKNGKRENKAILKAGSEIVTYGKTTIKHKQYYVLDNDEYLLASNIDASKRHVTGKTRIVNRYGKATKKQLRKGTKVSVYGKTVKIKGVKYYIIGDNQYVKASKLK, from the coding sequence ATGTTGAGCAAAAATAATTTTACTGAGCGCTTAAAAAAGATGGAGCCACAAACTAAGAAAGAACGTTTTTCAATTCGTAAATTAACGATTGGCGCTGCATCCGTCTTAATCAGCTTAGGATTTTTAGGTGCTAACAGCCAAGTAGCTCGCGCTGCTGATGGTGAGCAAGAATTAAATAACAATATTCAAAGTAGCAAGGCTAATGAAGCAAATTCTGGCAGCGAGGGTGCTGCGAATGAATCTGCTGGTAGTAATGTACATGCTAGTGATAAACAAAAGCAGACAGGGACTACAGTAAATGGGTCAACTAAGATGAAATTGTCAACTTTTGCAGGTTTAAGTTCGTTTTTGCGTGATGGAACTGAAACGATTCAATCTGTTCCGACTAGTGATGGAAGCGAATCTGCTGCTTCTGCTCTAAGTCAAGAAGAAAAAGAAAATGAGAGTAAGAAAGCTGAGGCAGAGCAGAAGCTGGATGCTGCAGCGGCTAGCTTAAGTACAACCTTAGGAAAAGCTAACGAAACAAGCGGCTCTGACACATATCAACATGAGACACCGGAAAAACAGCAGGCTTTGCAGGATGCTGTAAATAAAGCGCAGGTAGCAATCAATAAGTATCGTGATCCAAACATTGCGGATCTGCCAGAAGCTGATCAGACAAAATTGCTGGCTGATATTAATGCGGCACAGGATGATCTGACTGCACTGCTAGCGGGGTATACTGCAGCAAAAGAAGAGGTTGGCGCTCAAGACGGGATTTCACTGCGCTATAATTCGGGATTTGATGGCGATGTTGCCTGGAGCTTTGATAATGGCACCATGACTTTTACGGGCCGCGGGACGCTTTCATCTAAGCAAATTCAGAATTTAGGAGTTTCTGCAAGCAGTATTACGAAGATAGCTTTCACTGGGCCTGCAAATGCAATTAAGTTAGCAGCAAATAGTGCATTTAAATTTGCATATTTGAATAAATTAACGGATATTCAGGGTATTGGTAATTTGGATGCTACCGCTTTAGTTAATATAAGTAATATGTTCAACTTCGATGCTAATCTGACTAATTTAGATTTATCCGGTTGGCATACAAGTAGCTCATTAAAATACATGTCTAACATGTTTGCGACGGCATATCTAACTGAAAACAGTAAGCTGAATAGTGTAAAATTTGGTGACAATTGGGATACTAGCAACGTACGTGACATGTCTAATATGTTTTATCAGGATCTAGTGTTGAGCAGCATTGATTTTGGAAGAAATTGGAATACTAGTAGTGTAACTAACATGTATGACATGTTTATAGGCTGCTGGTCATTGCGTAGCCTAGATATAGGTAATTGGAACACCAGCAAAGTAACTAACATGTACAGTATGTTTCAAGGCTGTAAGGCATTGAGCAGCCTAGATATAGGTAGTTGGAACACCAGCAAAGTAACTAACATGTACAGTATGTTTCAAGACTGTAAGACGTTGAGCAACTTAGATATAGATAATTGGGATACTAGCCATGTAAATAGCATGGTTAATATGTTTAATGGTTGTTCAGGATTAACCAGTTTGAGCATAGGCAGTTGGGATACCAGTAAAGTAACCAATATGCAATCCTTGTTTAAGGACTGTTCTAAATTATCCAGTTTGAGCATAGGTAAGTGGAATACCGATCTTGTAACTAACATGAGTTGTATGTTTCAGAATACTACGGAAATAAACAATTTAGATTTGCATACTTATACGGATGCTCATGGTAACCATTGGAATACTAGTCGTGTGACCGATATGAGTTCAATGTTTGCTAATAAAAAAAATGCGGTTAATTCCAGTTTAAATAATTTAGACTTAAGCGGTTGGGATACCAGCAAAGTTACTAATATGCAAAGTATGTTTCAATATGACGCTGCCTTAACTACGAATTCGATAGAAAATAAAGGTATAGCTAATTTTAAAACCGATCTTGTGAGCGATATGTCGCACATGTTTGAGGGTGACAGCAGTATAGAAAGTTTAACATTGGGGGATGGAACACACTTTAAAACTGACAATGTCGGAAATATGTCGTTCATGTTCTCTGATATGACCGGTATGAAAAAAATAAGTATTGATAATTTTAACACTAGTGCTGTTAGTGATATGTCGCACATGTTTAACAATGATCTACTATTAGATAATCTTGGTCTTAATATAAGTGATAATAAATTTGACACGAAATTTGTTGAGGACATGTCGTACATGTTTAATAATTGTCAAAGCTTGACTAGTACGGGAACTGGCCCTCATAAGGCGGCATTTGATGTTAGCAACTTTAATACACGTTATGCTGAAAATATGGCATACATGTTTAATGGCTGTAGAAATTTGACTAGCCTAGTAGTTACTAATTGGGACACAAGTCAGGTTACCGATATGCAGCATATGTTTGATGGTGATGCAGCTTTAACTGGTCTTAATGTTGGTGGTTGGAAGACAGGCCAAGTAACTAACATGCAGTACATGTTTAGCGGTGATACTAATTTAACTAGTCCAGCAGTTACTGATTGGGACACAAGTCAGGTTACCGATATGCAGCATATGTTTGATAGTGCCAGCAGCATAACTTCTTTAGATTTGCATAAATGGAATACTGAGAGTGTAGGAAATGCTGTTTCATCAAGTAATTATCATCCTGGTATGCAGTACATGTTCAATAATGCCAGCAGCCTGACAATATTAACTTTGGGTCCCAATTGGAATACTGAAAACGTTAAAGACATGTCATATATGTTTAACAATGATAATTTGGTGACTGACCTGAACTCCGTGAGCAATTTTAATACTTCGCAGGTTACCGATATGCAATATATGTTTAACGATACTAGCAGTTTGCTCAGCCTAGACTTAAGTAGGTGGGATACTAGTAGCGTGCAAAATATGCAGTCAATGTTTAATAACGATTCAGCCTTGATTACTTTGACTTTAGGTCAAAATTGGGAAACGCCTAACGTTACTAACATGTCCAATATGTTTAACAATACCGGTAAGCTTAGTAAATTAGCCTTGAGTGCTTTTAATACCAATAAGGCGTCTTCTGGTAATATGGATAATATGTTTAATGGCATAGGCGCTGATGCTAGCATAGATAAATTTATTTTAAAATTGGGCCACCACAAGTTAGATAATAATGTGTGGGGTGCAAACTTTAAATGGCATAATATTAGAGCAATAGGTACTGACGGAACTATAGAAAATCCTAAAGGTACTGCCTATGATTTAGATGGTTTCAAAGCAGTATATAATAAGGAAGTTTCGATGTGTCCGGGGGCAGAAACTTATATTATGTATGCTCATAAAGCTGATAATGAGCGCTTCACAGTTGGGCCGACTCACCTAGCTGTTGATTCAATTGCGCCGGACGCTATTACACTTAAAGTTCACAAAGGCCAAGCAGCTAAAATAACTGCTGAATATCCTATGGCAGATATTCTTTCATTTGTTGATACAGAAATTTTTCCTCCTGCTGACGGTACAAAATCATATGATTCCCTTAAAGACGAACAAGATGATATTAGGCCTAATAAGAAAATACTTGAATTGGCGGAATGGTTGACTGATAAAAAAATAAATCAAGAAGGTAATCTTGCTGACGGTGGTGTTGTTAATAGTGACGGTAGTTTAGTTACGGATCCGACGAATCCGGGAACCAACAAAGGTAATGCAGTCATTAAGTTGACTTTTGGGGATGGTACTATAACTAATGTGCCAGTGAAGATTAGACTTCCAATGTTTGCTGCAGGAAAAGCGCAGATTGCAGCTAAAAGAACAGTACCGAGTGAAGAAAAAGCGGCCGCAGCGGTTAAAACTAGTGCTTCTGAAACAGGTCTGACAAGTTGGGGGAAATCAACCTTAAGTTATTCTTGGGTTAAACTAAATGGTTCTCCTTTAGTAAATGATGATTTGATTGCTTACGGTGATCATCATGTGGCTGTTAAAGTAACTTACGATAATGATGGTGTTACAGAGCTAATCCCAGTTACTTTGCAAGTTAAAAAATATTCTGATGCCTATCCAATTCGGCTTCAAGATGGTATTACTTCGATAACAACACATGCCGTTGGCGATGGCAGTACATTTAGTGTAGCACCACCAGTTGGTTTCTTTAACATGAATAAAAATGGTGTTACCGATAATAGTGCTATGGACGATTTAATTACAGCTAAAGATTCTGCCACCAACGTCGATATTACCACTGAAAACTTAAATGGCATTATTGATCATCTAGAGTGGGCAACTGGTGACGTGGCCCCAGGGTTTATTGGTTTAAATGATAATTGCCAAATAGTTGCCAAATATATGGATGATACAACCGGTGCTTCTATCAAACTGAAAGTAAATGTAATTGGTGGTAAAAGTAATAGTGCGGCTAGCACTGCAACTGGCGTGTCTACTGGTCCTGCTGCAACGGTATTAACAGAGGCTAATGCTGAAGCTGCATTAAGTAATGCAAGCACTGTGACCAGTGCCTATCCAGCAGCTACATTTGCTTGGTCAAAATCAGCCAGCAGCGTCATTCCTTTTGAAGATGCTGATACCGAAACCGCTGGTACGCAAAATGTTTATATCATTATCAATTATGGTGATGGTACTACGCAGGCAGTGCCGGTAAAACTGAAGCTTAATAACACTGCTTCCTTGGATAACCTTTCATATGATCAAGCTTATCCTCTGCATATTCATGCCACAGATGATAATACAAATAAACCGCTTTTGGATATGTCTTTCATTAGAGCACATCTTAATGGCATAACTGATCCGACAGCTGTTAGCACCATTACTTGGTCAACTGAAAATAATAGTGTTCCTGATCACACTACTAGTAACATTAATGCTGTCGGTGAACCGGCTGACGGTTATTTACAAGTTAATTACACTGATGGTTCTCATAGTGATCGCATTAAGGTTCCCGTTATGGTTGAAGGCGCCCAAGTTTTAGCTACCAATCAAGCGTACTTGCAAGGAACTGTTCCTGCTGCTGCTGCTTTTATGTCAAATTCTACTTTAGGTGAAAAAGCCCCAAGTAGCTACAATGCCAGTTATAAGTGGGTTGATGCTGCTACGCGCCAAGAACTGACTGACTTAAATAACACTAAGGGAATTGTGAACGCAGCAATTGAAGTTGCCTATTCGGACAATACTCACCAATACTTACCGGTGAAATTAAATCTGCAAACTTATGCGGAATACTATAAAAATGAAGTTCGGACCAATGATTTTAACACCCATATAGGGGTTATTGTTGATGATTCAAGTTTAAGTAGGCACATTAGTGTTAATGGACTTGCTAACACTGCTTACAGTTTAGCCTGGACAAGTAAGCCTGACACCAGTGCTGCTGGCTTAAATAGCAGTGGCAGCAAAAATATTAATGCTTTAGCCAAAATTACCTTTACTAGTGATGGCACACAGCTCACTGTAAGAATACCTGGAACCGTTGTTGGAGCAGTTATTAAGAATAGTGATGTGGCCAAGACAGTTTATCTGAATGGTTCAAGTCTGTCACCAGACCAGCAAGCAGATATTGTTAATTATTATGTCAATGCCAGTTTAATCACTAGCTATGTTCCAAGTTATATTGTGCAATTAAGCAATAATCGGGCAACAATTACAGTTCACTATAATGATCATACTAATGTTGAACAGGTTCTTAATGCCGTGCCGTTTACAGTTATTGGGCCCCAAACGAAGCAAGCAGAAATTTATCAAGGTTATAGTATTACAGTGCAACAGGTGCTTACTAATTATAGTGATTTGAAGAGTAATCCGGAAATAACTTTAGATGATAATATAACTGGAATTAATAGCAGCCAAGTTGGCACACAATCAGGCCGGATCGGCATTTGTTATACTCATAGTGATCCTGAATTTTCTCATTTTGATGGTAGATATTCAATTCCGGTAACGGTTAAGGTCATTGAACGGCCAGTTGACAATTCAATGGCAGCTAACCTGAAGCCTAATACTAAACCGATTCAAGTTCCGCAATATACGGATTTGCCTGCCAATAATAATTATGCTGGCAACGCTATTACTAATGCTGCTGATCTGCCAGCAGGTACTAATTATACTTGGGATACGGCTAATGAAGTTGATACTACAAAGAAGGATAAAACTAGTAAAACTTTTATCAGGGTGCACTATCCAGATGGCTCAGTAGCTTCTGTTCCCGTAACGGTTAAAGTTGGTGATCCGGCAGAAAGTGAAGTTGTCCTCAAACATAATGCTTACCTTTATGATAAGCAGGGTAAGCGGATTAATAAGCAAACTTTGCAAAAAGGCTCGACAATTAAAACGTATGGAACGACCCGAATCAACAACAGTTTGTATTACATTGTGCAGGCTGATAAATACTATATTAAGGCTAATAATGTTCAAGGAACAAAGCGGAAACTGCAGTTAACAGCGCATGTGTATGATAAGTATGGCAAACGGGCTGATGACAGGGAAATCTATGCCGGCACTAGTGTTATTACCTACGGAACGCCTATCACCATTGATAATGAAAAATACTATCTTACTGATAATAACAAATATATTAAAGCATCTAACTTCCCACCAACAGCCGATAGATGGAATGATCCAACAGTTCGTGAGCAGACTGATACTTCTGGTGGTGTGAAGAAAGCGGTTATGCACACGGCTTACTTCTATGATAAGAATGGTAAACGTGAAAACAAGGCCATCTTGAAGGCCGGCTCTGAGATTGTCACTTACGGAAAAACAACGATCAAACACAAGCAATATTACGTTTTAGATAATGATGAATATCTGCTTGCAAGTAATATTGATGCGTCTAAGCGTCATGTAACGGGTAAGACCAGGATAGTTAATCGTTACGGCAAGGCGACGAAGAAACAATTGCGTAAAGGTACAAAAGTTTCGGTTTACGGCAAGACCGTCAAGATTAAAGGCGTTAAGTATTACATTATTGGTGATAATCAATACGTTAAAGCAAGTAAACTAAAATAG